A genomic window from Methanobacterium sp. BRmetb2 includes:
- a CDS encoding tRNA pseudouridine(38-40) synthase TruA, whose product MDILALKIAYLGTPFHGFQRQPGLRTVEGELIQALKKSGMIEDTRTSEFSIAGRTDSGVHALGNVVSFKTSNKLRINHVNSFLSDDIRILASSKVSNEFNPRFARQRHYRYLLLPDEELDLELMKKASVRFEGTHNFQKFSKKSERNPIRKINQLRISRKNDYLIIDVYGESFLWNMVRKIVTVLLMIGKSQLNLLELDKLFDPSFKSSKINIQPMPAPGLILMGVEYDNLNFEYNEYAKEKFFNYLSREYLSNYTLVLAEKNMMNVLKYSD is encoded by the coding sequence ATGGACATATTAGCTTTAAAGATTGCCTACCTTGGCACGCCTTTCCATGGCTTTCAGAGACAACCGGGACTTAGAACTGTGGAGGGAGAGCTGATCCAAGCACTTAAAAAATCAGGAATGATTGAGGATACTAGAACTTCAGAATTTTCCATTGCCGGAAGGACTGATAGTGGAGTTCATGCCTTGGGAAATGTTGTCTCCTTTAAAACATCTAATAAATTAAGAATAAATCATGTTAACAGTTTTTTATCCGACGATATAAGAATTTTGGCCAGTTCTAAAGTTTCAAATGAATTTAATCCTAGGTTTGCTAGACAAAGGCATTATCGTTACTTGTTACTGCCGGATGAAGAGCTTGATTTAGAGTTAATGAAAAAAGCATCTGTTAGATTTGAAGGAACCCATAATTTCCAAAAGTTTTCAAAAAAAAGTGAAAGAAATCCCATTCGAAAAATTAACCAATTAAGAATATCCAGAAAAAATGATTATTTAATAATAGATGTTTATGGTGAAAGTTTTCTCTGGAACATGGTGCGGAAAATTGTAACTGTGTTATTGATGATTGGCAAAAGTCAACTCAATTTACTGGAATTGGATAAATTATTCGATCCTTCCTTTAAGTCATCTAAAATCAATATTCAACCAATGCCTGCTCCTGGTTTAATTCTTATGGGTGTTGAATATGATAACCTAAATTTTGAATACAATGAGTATGCTAAGGAAAAATTTTTTAATTATTTAAGTAGGGAGTATCTCTCAAATTACACCCTTGTTTTGGCTGAAAAAAATATGATGAATGTTTTAAAATATTCTGATTAA
- a CDS encoding EamA family transporter has protein sequence MDKKWGYLSIVAAMIFFGISSTFNKILLSDIHPISLAALTYIIAGLFLIGIRFSPLKDKILNILNQKTKPDDSIKAKDYGILFLTAILGTVLAPIIFLNGLNATTAVNTSLLMNSETLFIILIGFFFLKERFVKKDYIGFSFLILGTIFLTTNGHIENISISSDFGNILILTAAFFWSIDTSLGKLLSVKRDLLLISAIKCSIGGIILFLISLILNLSFEIPLYNLPYLLTIGIVSVALSFVLIYFATREIGSARVGSIFPLSALFGAIFAFLILGEPFSFLQLLFGFLMFLGIFILYKNGKYQENV, from the coding sequence GTGGACAAAAAATGGGGATATTTAAGTATAGTCGCTGCTATGATTTTTTTTGGAATTTCCAGCACATTTAACAAAATTTTGTTATCAGATATTCATCCTATTTCTTTAGCCGCGCTAACTTACATAATTGCAGGATTGTTCCTTATAGGGATCCGTTTTTCACCTCTTAAAGATAAAATCCTCAATATATTAAACCAAAAAACAAAACCCGATGATTCTATTAAAGCTAAAGATTATGGAATCCTATTTTTGACTGCAATTTTAGGTACAGTTCTAGCACCTATCATATTCTTAAATGGTCTAAATGCCACCACAGCAGTTAATACATCTTTATTGATGAATTCAGAAACTCTATTTATAATTCTCATTGGATTCTTTTTTTTAAAAGAACGTTTTGTAAAAAAAGATTATATAGGTTTCAGCTTTCTGATTTTAGGAACAATTTTCTTAACAACCAATGGTCACATTGAAAATATTTCAATTAGCTCTGACTTTGGAAACATATTAATACTTACTGCTGCTTTCTTTTGGAGTATAGATACCAGTCTAGGAAAACTTTTAAGTGTAAAAAGAGATCTTTTATTAATATCCGCCATCAAATGTTCTATTGGAGGGATAATTCTATTCTTAATATCTTTAATATTGAATCTAAGTTTCGAAATTCCATTATATAACTTACCCTACTTGTTAACTATTGGAATTGTAAGTGTAGCTTTATCATTTGTTCTGATTTACTTTGCAACAAGGGAGATTGGTTCGGCACGAGTAGGATCCATCTTTCCATTATCTGCATTATTCGGAGCAATATTCGCATTTTTAATTCTTGGTGAACCATTTTCATTTCTACAATTGTTATTCGGATTTTTAATGTTCTTAGGAATATTTATTCTCTACAAGAATGGTAAATATCAGGAAAATGTTTGA
- the hisA gene encoding 1-(5-phosphoribosyl)-5-[(5-phosphoribosylamino)methylideneamino]imidazole-4-carboxamide isomerase → MLIIPAVDLKNGKCVQLVQGKPGTEQIVIDDPVKVARQWESQGARLLHLINLDGAFGEGKKNQEIIEKIVDEISIPIQLGGGIRTRKDATDLLEKGIDKVILGTMAIENPENVTELAEEFGKDRIIVALDSKESKVVIKGWTQKTDKTAPEFAKIFEEKGAGCILYTNVDVEGLMQGFKIEPALDLMEAVKIPVIYSGGITSLNDLRLLKNSGIYGVVIGSALYKGKIDFKEALNL, encoded by the coding sequence ATGTTAATAATACCTGCGGTAGATCTAAAAAATGGTAAATGTGTCCAGTTAGTACAGGGAAAGCCTGGAACTGAACAGATTGTTATAGATGACCCTGTAAAAGTGGCCAGACAATGGGAAAGTCAGGGAGCTCGTCTTTTGCACCTGATAAATCTTGATGGTGCATTTGGTGAGGGTAAAAAAAATCAGGAAATAATTGAAAAAATAGTTGATGAAATTTCAATTCCCATACAACTGGGTGGAGGAATTAGAACCCGGAAAGATGCTACAGATCTTTTAGAAAAAGGAATAGACAAAGTAATATTAGGCACCATGGCCATTGAAAATCCAGAAAATGTCACTGAACTTGCAGAAGAATTTGGAAAAGATAGGATAATTGTGGCTTTGGACAGTAAGGAATCCAAAGTAGTTATTAAAGGTTGGACCCAGAAAACAGATAAAACTGCCCCAGAATTTGCCAAAATATTTGAAGAAAAAGGTGCAGGATGCATTCTTTATACAAATGTAGACGTAGAAGGTCTTATGCAAGGTTTCAAAATAGAACCTGCATTAGATCTCATGGAGGCTGTGAAAATACCAGTGATCTATTCTGGAGGAATTACCTCACTGAATGATTTGAGATTACTTAAAAATAGTGGTATTTACGGCGTAGTGATTGGTTCTGCATTATATAAAGGTAAAATTGATTTTAAAGAAGCTTTGAACCTCTGA
- a CDS encoding phosphoenolpyruvate synthase, with protein MILVKGIGTSSYVSVGKVKKIKRIDDLLDIEGGEIVVLSRASRDMLSLLRKAAGVVTDYGGVTSHAAIVLRELKIPCIVGTGNATQVIPEDAIITVDGKTGNIYQGFIEIEEEKDFFEVFNPSTNMKVNLNIPEIAGEVAPLSDGVGSIRIENIIIRTGKHPQRLLEENKLTETIVNGIKGIVNVFYPKPVWFRTFDILSDELTHLIGGSIENREKNPLLGFRGINNDLKNTEILKAEFEAVKEIYEEGYTNIAVKIPFVRDISEYILAKELLKSSGLKPHKDIKFGVSIETPSSALILDDFIREGIDFVSIGMSDLTMSLLAVDRRSVKVAKHFNLMHPAVLNTVELVIKKCQENEIESCLCGYAATDESIVKKLIEYGITSISTNPDQILRMRKVVENIENEIIKKGFLT; from the coding sequence ATGATACTTGTTAAAGGAATTGGAACCAGTTCCTATGTTAGTGTTGGAAAAGTAAAAAAAATTAAAAGAATCGATGACCTATTGGATATTGAAGGTGGGGAGATAGTTGTACTTTCCAGGGCATCCCGGGACATGTTATCCTTACTGCGAAAAGCTGCAGGGGTGGTAACTGATTATGGTGGAGTAACTAGTCATGCTGCTATTGTCTTAAGAGAATTGAAAATACCTTGTATTGTGGGAACAGGTAATGCTACTCAGGTCATTCCCGAAGATGCAATTATAACTGTTGATGGCAAAACAGGTAATATTTATCAGGGATTCATAGAAATTGAGGAAGAAAAAGATTTTTTTGAAGTATTTAATCCATCGACCAATATGAAGGTTAACTTGAACATACCTGAAATTGCTGGTGAAGTAGCTCCCCTCTCTGATGGTGTAGGATCCATTCGAATAGAAAATATAATAATACGTACAGGAAAACATCCACAAAGATTATTAGAGGAAAATAAATTAACAGAAACTATTGTAAATGGTATAAAAGGTATTGTCAACGTTTTTTATCCAAAACCTGTGTGGTTTAGAACTTTTGATATTTTAAGTGATGAATTAACACATTTGATAGGTGGGTCAATCGAAAATCGTGAAAAAAATCCTCTTTTAGGTTTTAGGGGCATAAATAATGATTTAAAAAATACAGAAATATTGAAAGCAGAATTTGAAGCTGTTAAAGAAATTTATGAAGAAGGATATACTAATATTGCCGTTAAAATTCCATTTGTGAGAGATATTTCTGAATATATTTTAGCTAAAGAATTGTTAAAAAGTTCAGGATTAAAACCCCATAAAGATATAAAGTTTGGCGTGTCTATTGAAACTCCTTCTTCTGCATTAATACTGGACGATTTTATCAGGGAAGGAATAGATTTTGTTTCCATTGGTATGAGTGACTTAACTATGTCCCTGCTGGCAGTTGATAGAAGAAGTGTAAAAGTTGCCAAACATTTTAATTTGATGCATCCTGCTGTTTTAAATACAGTTGAATTAGTAATAAAGAAATGTCAGGAAAATGAGATTGAAAGCTGCTTATGTGGTTATGCTGCAACTGACGAGTCAATAGTTAAAAAACTGATAGAATATGGTATAACTTCTATTTCAACCAATCCCGATCAAATTTTAAGAATGAGAAAAGTAGTTGAAAACATTGAAAATGAAATAATTAAGAAGGGTTTTTTAACTTGA
- a CDS encoding FAD synthase: MATGTFDIIHPGHIYYLKESKKLGGEDSKLVVVLARDITVRAKKRIPIVNEKQRLEVVEMLKPVDKAYLGSKTDMFEIVKEIKPDIITLGPDQKFEIEFLEEQLKNRDLKAEVKRITDCKESPLNSTCKIIKKIKSMEFDENIFKDC, encoded by the coding sequence ATGGCTACAGGAACTTTTGATATTATACATCCCGGACATATTTATTACCTTAAAGAATCTAAAAAGTTGGGTGGGGAAGATTCTAAACTTGTGGTGGTTTTAGCTAGAGATATTACAGTAAGGGCTAAAAAAAGGATACCAATTGTAAATGAGAAACAAAGATTAGAAGTGGTAGAGATGTTAAAACCAGTTGACAAAGCATATTTAGGTAGTAAAACTGATATGTTTGAGATTGTAAAAGAAATAAAACCAGACATAATTACTCTTGGTCCTGACCAAAAATTTGAGATAGAATTTTTGGAAGAACAACTGAAAAATAGAGACTTAAAAGCAGAAGTTAAAAGAATAACAGATTGTAAAGAATCTCCACTTAATAGTACCTGTAAAATAATCAAAAAGATTAAAAGTATGGAATTTGATGAAAACATCTTTAAAGATTGTTAA